The proteins below come from a single Gavia stellata isolate bGavSte3 chromosome 8, bGavSte3.hap2, whole genome shotgun sequence genomic window:
- the NCKAP1 gene encoding nck-associated protein 1 isoform X2, with amino-acid sequence MSRSVLQPSQQKLAEKLTILNDRGVGMLTRLYNIKKQGQVWKACGDPKAKPSYLIDKNLESAVKFIVRKFPAVETRNNNQQLAQLQKEKSEILKNLALYYFTFVDVMEFKDHVCELLNTIDVCQVFFDITVNFDLTKNYLDLIITYTTLMILLSRIEERKAIIGLYNYAHEMTHGASDREYPRLGQMIVDYENPLKKMMEEFVPHSKSLSDALISLQMVYPRRNLSADQWRNAQLLSLISAPSTMLNPAQSDTMPCEYLSLDAMEKWIIFGFILCHGILNSDATALNLWKLALQSSSCLALFRDEVFHIHKAAEDLFVNIRGYNKRINDIRECKEAAVSHAGSMHRERRKFLRSALKELATVLSDQPGLLGPKALFVFMALSFARDEIIWLLRHADNMPKKSADDFIDKHIAELIFYMEELRAHVRKYGPVMQRYYVQYLSGFDAVVLNELVQNLSVCPEDESIIMSSFVNTMTSLSVKQVEDGEVFDFRGMRLDWFRLQAYTSVSKASLSLADHRELGKMMNTIIFHTKMVDSLVEMLVETSDLSIFCFYSRAFEKMFQQCLELPSQSRYSIAFPLLCTHFMSCTHELCPEERHHIGDRSLSLCNMFLDEMAKQARNLITDICTEQCTLSDQLLPKHCAKTISQAVNKKSKKQTGKKGEPEREKPGVESMRKNRLVVTNLDKLHTALSELCFSINYVPNMVVWEHTFTPREYLTSHLEIRFTKSIVGMTMYNQATQEIAKPSELLTSVRAYMTVLQSIENYVQIDITRVFNNVLLQQTQHLDSHGEPTITSLYTNWYLETLLRQVSNGHIAYFPAMKAFVNLPTENELTFNAEEYSDISEMRALSELLGPYGMKFLSESLMWHISSQVAELKKLVVENVEVLTQMRTSFDKPDQMAALFKRLSSVDSVLKRMTIIGVILSFRSLAQEALRDVLSYHIPFLVSSIEDFKDHIPRETDMKVAMNVYELSSAAGLPCEIDPALVVALSSQKSENISPEEEYKIACLLMVFVAVSLPTLASNVMSQYSPAIEGHCNNIHCLAKAINQIAAALFTIHKGSIEDRLKEFLALASSSLLKIGQETDKTTTRNRESVYLLLDMIVQESPFLTMDLLESCFPYVLLRNAYHAVYKQSVTSSA; translated from the exons CAACAGCTTGCTCagctccagaaagaaaaatcagagattCTGAAGAACCTGGCATTATACTACTTCACGTTTGTTGATGTTATGGAATTTAAG gaCCACGTTTGTGAGCTGCTGAACACTATTGATGTTTGCCAAGTCTTCTTTGATATT ACTGTAAACTTTGATTTAACAAAGAACTACCTAGATTTGATTATAACCTACACAACTCTAATGATACTGCTGTCCCGAATTGAAGAAAGGAAGGCTATCATTGGATTGTATAACTATGCCCATGAAATGACACATGGAGCAAG TGACAGAGAATATCCACGCCTTGGCCAGATGATTGTGGATTATGAAaatcctttaaagaaaatgatggAGGAATTTGTACCTCACAGTAAA TCCCTTTCAGATGCTCTGATTTCACTCCAGATGGTCTATCCTCGAAGAAATCTCTCAGCTGACCAGTGGAGAAACGCACAACTACTGAGCCTCATCAGTGCCCCCAGCACAATGCTTAATCCTGCACAGTCTGACACA ATGCCATGTGAATACCTCTCTCTGGATGCAATGGAAAAATGGATCATTT TTGGATTTATTTTGTGCCATGGAATCCTAAATAGTGACGCTACAGCTTTGAACCTTTGGAAACTTGCACTTCAAAGCAGCTCTTGCTTGGCTCTGTTTCGAGATGAAGTATTCCATATTCACAAAGCTGCCGAAGACTTGTTTGTAAACATACGAGg CTACAACAAGCGTATTAATGACATCAGAGAGTGCAAAGAAGCTGCTGTTTCACATGC CGGTTCAATGCATAGAGAGAGACGCAAGTTTTTACGTTCTGCACTCAAAGAACTGGCTACTGTCCTGTCTGATCAGCCAGGCCTGTTGGGTCCCAAG gcacTTTTTGTATTTATGGCATTATCCTTTGCTCGTGATGAAATTATTTGGCTTCTTCGTCATGCAGATAATATGCCAAAGAAGAGCGCAGATGATTTCATAGATAA ACACATAGCCGAGCTAATATTCTACATGGAGGAGCTCAGAGCACATGTGCGAAAATACGGACCCGTGATGCAGAGATACTATGTGCAGTATCTCTCCGGCTTTGATGCAGTGGTCCTAAATGAACTTGTTCAG AATCTTTCAGTGTGCCCAGAGGATGAATCAATCATCATGTCCTCTTTTGTAAACACAATGACTTCACTAAGTGTGAAACAAG TTGAAGATGGAGAGGTGTTTGACTTCAGAGGAATGAGATTAGATTGGTTTCGATTGCAG GCCTACACCAGTGTTTCTAAAGCTTCGCTTAGTCTTGCAGACCATAGAGAACTAGGAAAAATGATGAACACAATCATTTTCCACACAAAAATGGTAGATTCTTTGGTGGAGATGTTGGTTGAAACCTCGGATCTTTCTATATTTTG TTTTTACAGTCGTGCTTTTGAGAAGATGTTTCAGCAGTGTTTGGAGCTTCCCTCTCAGTCAAGATACTCAATTGCATTCCCACTGCTTTGTACTCATTTTATGAGCTGCACCCATGAACTATGCCCAGAAgag CGACATCATATTGGAGATCGTAGTCTTTCCTTGTGTAACATGTTCTTGGATGAAATGGCTAAGCAAGCTCGAAATCTTATCACAGACATTTGCACAGAACAGTGTACACTGAGTGATCAG TTGCTGCCAAAGCATTGTGCCAAAACCATCAGTCAAGCAGTGAACAAAAAGTCAAAAAAACAGactggaaagaaaggagaaccTGAAAGGGAGAAACCAGGAGTAGAAAGCATGAGGAAAAACAGATTGGTTGTGACAAA CCTGGACAAACTGCACACTGCACTTTCTGAACTCTGCTTCTCGATCAATTACGTACCAAACATGGTGGTTTGGGAGCACACGTTTACCCCAAGAGAATATTTAACGTCTCACCTGGAAATCCGCTTTACCAA gTCAATTGTTGGAATGACTATGTATAATCAAGCAACTCAAGAGATTGCAAAGCCTTCAGAGCTGTTAACCAGTGTAAGAGCCTACATGACAGTCCTCCAGTCAATAGAAAATTATGTACAGATCGACATTACACGAGTATTTAACAATGTTCTGCTTCAGCAAACCCAGCATTTAGATAGTCATGGTGAGCCAACCATTACCAGTCTGTACACAAATTG GTATTTGGAAACTTTGCTACGGCAAGTCAGCAATGGTCACATAGCCTATTTTCCAGCCATGAAGGCATTTGTGAATTTGCCTACAGAAAATGAATTGACATTTAATGCTGAGGAGTACTCTGACATATCAG aaatgAGAGCCCTTTCTGAACTTCTGGGACCATATGGCATGAAGTTCCTAAGTGAAAGTCTGATGTGGCACATTTCTTCACAGGTTGCTGAGCTTAAG AAACTTGTGGTGGAGAACGTTGAAGTTCTAACACAAATGAGGACCAGCTTCGACAAGCCAGACCAGATGGCAGCGCTCTTCAAAAGATTATCAT CTGTTGACAGTGTTTTGAAGAGAATGACGATTATTGGTGTTATCTTGTCTTTTCGGTCGTTGGCACAGGAAGCACTTAGAGAT GTCTTATCCTACCACATTCCTTTCCTTGTAAGTTCCATCGAGGACTTTAAAGATCACATTCCAAGAGAGACTGACATGAAG GTGGCAATGAATGTATATGAACTGTCATCAGCTGCTGGATTGCCTTGTGAGATTGATCCTGCCTTGGTTGTAGCACTGTCTTCCCAAAAATCGG aaaacattagtccagaagaagaatataaaattGCTTGTCTTCTCATGGTCTTCGTGGCAGTCTCCTTGCCAACTTTGGCTAGTAATGTGATGTCTCAGTATAGCCCCGCCATTGAAG GGCATTGCAACAACATCCATTGCTTGGCAAAAGCTATCAACCAGATTGCTGCAGCTTTATTTACCATCCACAAGGGAAGCATTGAAGATCGTCTTAAAGAATTTTTGGCC CTTGCATCGTCTAGTCTACTGAAGATTGGCCAGGAGACAGACAAAACTACTACAAGGAACAGAGAATCTGTTTACCTACTACTAGACATG ATTGTGCAGGAGTCTCCATTCCTGACAATGGATCTCTTGGAGTCTTGTTTCCCTTACGTCTTGCTGAGAAATGCATACCATGCTGTCTACAAACAAAGTGTCACATCCTCTGCCTAA
- the NCKAP1 gene encoding nck-associated protein 1 isoform X1, whose translation MSRSVLQPSQQKLAEKLTILNDRGVGMLTRLYNIKKACGDPKAKPSYLIDKNLESAVKFIVRKFPAVETRNNNQQLAQLQKEKSEILKNLALYYFTFVDVMEFKDHVCELLNTIDVCQVFFDITVNFDLTKNYLDLIITYTTLMILLSRIEERKAIIGLYNYAHEMTHGASDREYPRLGQMIVDYENPLKKMMEEFVPHSKSLSDALISLQMVYPRRNLSADQWRNAQLLSLISAPSTMLNPAQSDTMPCEYLSLDAMEKWIIFGFILCHGILNSDATALNLWKLALQSSSCLALFRDEVFHIHKAAEDLFVNIRGYNKRINDIRECKEAAVSHAGSMHRERRKFLRSALKELATVLSDQPGLLGPKALFVFMALSFARDEIIWLLRHADNMPKKSADDFIDKHIAELIFYMEELRAHVRKYGPVMQRYYVQYLSGFDAVVLNELVQNLSVCPEDESIIMSSFVNTMTSLSVKQVEDGEVFDFRGMRLDWFRLQAYTSVSKASLSLADHRELGKMMNTIIFHTKMVDSLVEMLVETSDLSIFCFYSRAFEKMFQQCLELPSQSRYSIAFPLLCTHFMSCTHELCPEERHHIGDRSLSLCNMFLDEMAKQARNLITDICTEQCTLSDQLLPKHCAKTISQAVNKKSKKQTGKKGEPEREKPGVESMRKNRLVVTNLDKLHTALSELCFSINYVPNMVVWEHTFTPREYLTSHLEIRFTKSIVGMTMYNQATQEIAKPSELLTSVRAYMTVLQSIENYVQIDITRVFNNVLLQQTQHLDSHGEPTITSLYTNWYLETLLRQVSNGHIAYFPAMKAFVNLPTENELTFNAEEYSDISEMRALSELLGPYGMKFLSESLMWHISSQVAELKKLVVENVEVLTQMRTSFDKPDQMAALFKRLSSVDSVLKRMTIIGVILSFRSLAQEALRDVLSYHIPFLVSSIEDFKDHIPRETDMKVAMNVYELSSAAGLPCEIDPALVVALSSQKSENISPEEEYKIACLLMVFVAVSLPTLASNVMSQYSPAIEGHCNNIHCLAKAINQIAAALFTIHKGSIEDRLKEFLALASSSLLKIGQETDKTTTRNRESVYLLLDMIVQESPFLTMDLLESCFPYVLLRNAYHAVYKQSVTSSA comes from the exons CAACAGCTTGCTCagctccagaaagaaaaatcagagattCTGAAGAACCTGGCATTATACTACTTCACGTTTGTTGATGTTATGGAATTTAAG gaCCACGTTTGTGAGCTGCTGAACACTATTGATGTTTGCCAAGTCTTCTTTGATATT ACTGTAAACTTTGATTTAACAAAGAACTACCTAGATTTGATTATAACCTACACAACTCTAATGATACTGCTGTCCCGAATTGAAGAAAGGAAGGCTATCATTGGATTGTATAACTATGCCCATGAAATGACACATGGAGCAAG TGACAGAGAATATCCACGCCTTGGCCAGATGATTGTGGATTATGAAaatcctttaaagaaaatgatggAGGAATTTGTACCTCACAGTAAA TCCCTTTCAGATGCTCTGATTTCACTCCAGATGGTCTATCCTCGAAGAAATCTCTCAGCTGACCAGTGGAGAAACGCACAACTACTGAGCCTCATCAGTGCCCCCAGCACAATGCTTAATCCTGCACAGTCTGACACA ATGCCATGTGAATACCTCTCTCTGGATGCAATGGAAAAATGGATCATTT TTGGATTTATTTTGTGCCATGGAATCCTAAATAGTGACGCTACAGCTTTGAACCTTTGGAAACTTGCACTTCAAAGCAGCTCTTGCTTGGCTCTGTTTCGAGATGAAGTATTCCATATTCACAAAGCTGCCGAAGACTTGTTTGTAAACATACGAGg CTACAACAAGCGTATTAATGACATCAGAGAGTGCAAAGAAGCTGCTGTTTCACATGC CGGTTCAATGCATAGAGAGAGACGCAAGTTTTTACGTTCTGCACTCAAAGAACTGGCTACTGTCCTGTCTGATCAGCCAGGCCTGTTGGGTCCCAAG gcacTTTTTGTATTTATGGCATTATCCTTTGCTCGTGATGAAATTATTTGGCTTCTTCGTCATGCAGATAATATGCCAAAGAAGAGCGCAGATGATTTCATAGATAA ACACATAGCCGAGCTAATATTCTACATGGAGGAGCTCAGAGCACATGTGCGAAAATACGGACCCGTGATGCAGAGATACTATGTGCAGTATCTCTCCGGCTTTGATGCAGTGGTCCTAAATGAACTTGTTCAG AATCTTTCAGTGTGCCCAGAGGATGAATCAATCATCATGTCCTCTTTTGTAAACACAATGACTTCACTAAGTGTGAAACAAG TTGAAGATGGAGAGGTGTTTGACTTCAGAGGAATGAGATTAGATTGGTTTCGATTGCAG GCCTACACCAGTGTTTCTAAAGCTTCGCTTAGTCTTGCAGACCATAGAGAACTAGGAAAAATGATGAACACAATCATTTTCCACACAAAAATGGTAGATTCTTTGGTGGAGATGTTGGTTGAAACCTCGGATCTTTCTATATTTTG TTTTTACAGTCGTGCTTTTGAGAAGATGTTTCAGCAGTGTTTGGAGCTTCCCTCTCAGTCAAGATACTCAATTGCATTCCCACTGCTTTGTACTCATTTTATGAGCTGCACCCATGAACTATGCCCAGAAgag CGACATCATATTGGAGATCGTAGTCTTTCCTTGTGTAACATGTTCTTGGATGAAATGGCTAAGCAAGCTCGAAATCTTATCACAGACATTTGCACAGAACAGTGTACACTGAGTGATCAG TTGCTGCCAAAGCATTGTGCCAAAACCATCAGTCAAGCAGTGAACAAAAAGTCAAAAAAACAGactggaaagaaaggagaaccTGAAAGGGAGAAACCAGGAGTAGAAAGCATGAGGAAAAACAGATTGGTTGTGACAAA CCTGGACAAACTGCACACTGCACTTTCTGAACTCTGCTTCTCGATCAATTACGTACCAAACATGGTGGTTTGGGAGCACACGTTTACCCCAAGAGAATATTTAACGTCTCACCTGGAAATCCGCTTTACCAA gTCAATTGTTGGAATGACTATGTATAATCAAGCAACTCAAGAGATTGCAAAGCCTTCAGAGCTGTTAACCAGTGTAAGAGCCTACATGACAGTCCTCCAGTCAATAGAAAATTATGTACAGATCGACATTACACGAGTATTTAACAATGTTCTGCTTCAGCAAACCCAGCATTTAGATAGTCATGGTGAGCCAACCATTACCAGTCTGTACACAAATTG GTATTTGGAAACTTTGCTACGGCAAGTCAGCAATGGTCACATAGCCTATTTTCCAGCCATGAAGGCATTTGTGAATTTGCCTACAGAAAATGAATTGACATTTAATGCTGAGGAGTACTCTGACATATCAG aaatgAGAGCCCTTTCTGAACTTCTGGGACCATATGGCATGAAGTTCCTAAGTGAAAGTCTGATGTGGCACATTTCTTCACAGGTTGCTGAGCTTAAG AAACTTGTGGTGGAGAACGTTGAAGTTCTAACACAAATGAGGACCAGCTTCGACAAGCCAGACCAGATGGCAGCGCTCTTCAAAAGATTATCAT CTGTTGACAGTGTTTTGAAGAGAATGACGATTATTGGTGTTATCTTGTCTTTTCGGTCGTTGGCACAGGAAGCACTTAGAGAT GTCTTATCCTACCACATTCCTTTCCTTGTAAGTTCCATCGAGGACTTTAAAGATCACATTCCAAGAGAGACTGACATGAAG GTGGCAATGAATGTATATGAACTGTCATCAGCTGCTGGATTGCCTTGTGAGATTGATCCTGCCTTGGTTGTAGCACTGTCTTCCCAAAAATCGG aaaacattagtccagaagaagaatataaaattGCTTGTCTTCTCATGGTCTTCGTGGCAGTCTCCTTGCCAACTTTGGCTAGTAATGTGATGTCTCAGTATAGCCCCGCCATTGAAG GGCATTGCAACAACATCCATTGCTTGGCAAAAGCTATCAACCAGATTGCTGCAGCTTTATTTACCATCCACAAGGGAAGCATTGAAGATCGTCTTAAAGAATTTTTGGCC CTTGCATCGTCTAGTCTACTGAAGATTGGCCAGGAGACAGACAAAACTACTACAAGGAACAGAGAATCTGTTTACCTACTACTAGACATG ATTGTGCAGGAGTCTCCATTCCTGACAATGGATCTCTTGGAGTCTTGTTTCCCTTACGTCTTGCTGAGAAATGCATACCATGCTGTCTACAAACAAAGTGTCACATCCTCTGCCTAA